A region of the Prevotella melaninogenica genome:
CATATTGTTTTCTTTTTATTCTGTTTATGCGGTAGGTGGTTGTCTGCCGTTCGTCCAGTCGTATAGAACTATAGCCTTTCAAGAACTTCATAGACTCCTATGTGCGAACAGCCTTATACAACCTATGTTTATGCTATTCAGTACGCTTTTCCTTAAATAAGATATATTCTCCGTCTCATTATTTTCCTGATTCTTAGGAAACCTCCCCTCCTTTCGGAGGGGGCGGGGGAGGCTTTCTTATCTCTTTCTCGGACTAAGCGTTGCCAATGGCACAATCATCTCTTCCATAGAGATACCTCCGTGCTGGAAAGTATCTTTATAGTAAGAAACGTAATAGTTATAATTATTCGGATAAGCAAAGAACGAGTCGCCAGTAGCAAAGACATAGCTTGTACTGAGGTTTGGTGCTGGCAGCTGTGCAAGGTGAGGATTCTTGATAGCGAATACCTGACGTGCATCGTAGTTGAGGCTCTTTCCTAACTTATAACGCAGGTTGGTATTCGTATTGCGGTCACCGATAATCTTGACAGGATTTGTCGTGCGAATAGAGCCGTGATCGGTTGTAATGATGACCTTATAGTCAGACTGTGCCAACTCTTTGAATACATCTGCCAATACGCTATGTTGGAACCAACTAAGCGTGATAGAACGATATGCGCTCTCGTTGCTTGCTAATTCGCGTATCATTTTCATCTCTGTACGGGCGTGAGAAAGCATGTCGACGAAGTTTACTACAAGTACATTGAGGTCGTTCTGCGCAAGGTTCTTATATTGCTGCATGAACTTGTCTGCACCGGTAGAGTCGTTAATCTTATGATAAGAGAACTTGTCATGACGACGATAGCGTTCTATCTGTGTCTGAATGAGAGGTTCCTCGTTGAGGTTTTTACCTTCTTCTTCATCTTCATCTACCCACAGTTCAGGGAACATTGTTGCTATCTGCTTTGGCATAAGACCACTGAAGATAGCGTTGCGGGCATACTGTGTGGCAGTTGGAAGAATACTCATGTAGAGATCTTCTTCAATGTCAAACATGTCGCCAATCTCTTTTGAGAGAATACGCCATTGATCGAGTCGGAAGTTATCAATGACGATGAGGAATACCTTCTCACCTTTATCAATGAGTGGGAATACCTTGCTTTTGAAGATATCAGTACTAAGCAACGGACGATTATCAGCGTTGTTAGTCTGCTGCTTCTTCTGTCCAGCCAGCTTAGAGAAGCTATTGTTTATCTTATTGTCTTGTGGTGCGACCCAGTCAAGATAGTTCTTCGCAATATATTTAGCAAAACCATTGTTGGCTTCTTCCTTCTGCATCTTCAACATCTCGGTCATATTGCTATCTGCACTGCTTAGTTCCAGTTCCCAATGTACAAGCTTCCGATAAACTTCCTTCCAATCATTGAATGTTCGGCAGTCGGCTATCTGCATGGCAATTTGCTGGTAGTTCTGTTGATAACCGCTTTGGGTTACTTCCGTGACAATCTCCTTTTGGTGGATATTCTTCTTCAGTGTAAGGAGAATCTGGTTAGGGTTGACAGGCTTAATAAGGTAATCGGCAATCTTCGCACCGATAGCCTGGTTCATAATGTCTTCCTCCTCACTCTTCGTTACCATAACGATGGGTGTGGCAGGTTGAATCTCCTTAATGTGTTGCAACGTTTCTAAACCAGATAAACCAGGCATCTGCTCGTCCAAAAGGACAAGATCGAATGTTTGTGCTTGGCATTGGTCAATGGCATCTATGCCATTGCTGACCGTTACGACTTCGTATCCTTTCTTCTCAAGGAAGATGATATGAGCCTTTAACAACTCAATCTCATCATCTACCCAAAGTAACAATCCATTGCTCATAGTTGTTGTCTCCTTTCCTTAGAACCCTTCCAAATCGTAGTATTCATCTTCGATATTGTTCTGGATGGGTTGGTTCTTTTTATTATTTTTGTTGTTTGTCTTGTTCTGTTGAGGAACTTCATCACCAAAGTAGATTATCGGACCGTCATCCGAAACCTTCTTCTTTGGTGTAGGTGTAGCCTGTGGCTTCTGCGTAGCAGGCTGTTGAGGCTTTGCTGTTGTAGGCTTAGCAGACTTGTCCGTAGCCACTGGCTTTGTTGTTTTTGCAGGTGCTACTGGAGTTGTAGGCTTAGCTGGTACAACAGGCTTAGCCGTCTTGTTAGGACTCGTTGGTACTGTAGGCTTAGCTGGTGTCATAGGAGTAGTTGGCTTTGCAGGTTCCTCCTCTGGTATGAAGTAGGTGCTATTGTCGTCCAGTATAGGCTTTTTCTCCTCCATTATAGGCTTCTTTTCTTCTATTACTGGCTTTTTCTCAGTTGCAGGTTTCTTATCTTCTACAATAGGCTTCTTATCCTCTACTGGAATCTCAAAGGTGTTAGTGTTCTGTTCAATCACCTTTTGTTCTGTCTTTGTTGGCTTGGCTTCCTCCAATGGGATAGTCATCGTGTTGTCAACAGGTACGTCTTGTGTATCAGGATAGAGGTCAGGATCATTTGCATGTTTCTGTTCAATCTCTTGCTGTATGTCACGTTCACGCGGTGTTGCAACCTCAGCAGGCTCACTAAGTAAGTATCTTTGTGTCACTACTAATGGGGCAAAATGCTTTGCATAGAATGCCTCGTAGTCCTTGTAACTATAGGTTGTTCCTATCAGTTTAAGGTTCTTATCGCTGATAATGATGCCCTTGGTACTCTTACCCATTTGCTGTGCTACAGCCTGTGATGCAAATAGTTGGCGTGCATATTGATAAGCCTCATCAAAGCTACGGAAGCCCGATACCTGCATTTGATGTAAACCATTGAGGTCTTCTATCTCAATTTCAAAGTTACGAACGAGGAAGTTTGTGAAGTTGAATCGTGCCAATTCAAATAGCAACTTGTTCTCCTTCAGGGAGTCTGGATGGTAGACAAGCAGGAACTTAAAGTCTATGTCACGCTCTGAAGAAAGCTTAGCTTGTTGTATGCTATCGCTATCTTTCATTACGTTTGCACGATAGTTCCAGATGTCGTCAAGGTCAAACTTACCGCCACGCAGTTTCTTACCAGCTTGCACACCATTGACAATCATACCTGCCATCTCGCTGATTCGGCTGCTTGGATAGTTCTTAACAACCTCCTTCATATCGTTGACACAACCCGTAGGATCGCCATTGTTCAACTTACCTAATCCTCCAATGAAGAGGAACTTATCCCTGTTTGCACCCATTGGGAAGCGTGAATCAGAGATGCGAGTATTACCAGCTACCTCGCTATATCGGCCTTGTTTGAAGGCTTCGTAGGTTGCTGCATAGAGAGAGTCCTCTATCTGTACGCCAAAACGAAGATTCTGTTTGTAGTACGGATCGGTAAGGAGAGCAGTCCACTTGCTCTTTGGGAACTTCTGACTTAGGCGTGTAACATAGTTCTCTGCTACCTGTGGTTCGTTCTTACGCATATAGAGTAGATAGAGATGATAGTACACATCATCCATCTGTTCATAGTCAGGATAGCTGTCACTCACACGTCGCAACGCCTTTTCTGCTAACCGAAGGTTGTCAAGTCTGTCCTTAAAGATGACGCCAGAATGGTGCAATCCGTCTTCGAGAATCTTGTTACTTGCCTCCAACTGTTCCGCAGTGAAAGGTATTTGTGATAGATAATACTCACGTTTATGGGGGTCGTTCTTGAGAGAATCAGCCGCTTGTTTGATAGAATCCTGACGTGCTTCAGCACGCATGATAGAGTCCCTTTGTTGCTCCGTAAGTTCAATAGGCATATTGGTATTGCCTACTCTGCCCACAACACTTTGATTAATGCGCTGCCAGTTATCAACATTCTCTCGTTTACCCCATAGTTGTTGGAAGGTAGTTTTACCTTGTTGAACTGCTGTTGGGTTATAGAAATACCACGTACTTCCTTGCTGTTGTCTGTTATTTATAGGCTTAGGCGTCCCAAGGTTATTATTTCCAAAGTCGCCATCCATACCTTGCTGTTGTCCATTATTCAATGCAGTCTGCAAGTCTCGTTCTTCCTTTTCCTTCTTTTTGAGTGCTGTGATGACACGATCAATAGCAGCATTGCGCTCTTGTTCAGAACATTTTGCAAGATACTGAAGCGAATCTTGGAGCTGTACAGCATCCGTATAAGGAGCTAACTCGTCTAATATCTTAGAACGTTCAGATAGTTGCTCGTAGTCTTTACGGTCCTTGTCAAGCAATCCAATAGCTTCTCCATAGCATCGTTTAGCATCTCCAAAGCGCTCTTTTTCCCAGTAGAGATCACCGAGGTGGAGCAGTAATACGCCTTTCTCAATACCACTTCTTGTAGCCTTCTTATTGCCTTGCTCGTATGCATTAATAGCTGCAAGCGTATCTCGTGCAGCAAGGTGTATGTTACCCATTGCGTAATACACTTGGTCAAGATACTCCTTGTTATTGTCCGAAGCAGCCATTTGCTTGAGCTTACTAATCATCTTCTTGGTCTGCCCCTTAGCGGTAACTTCTGTCTGAGCAATACGTGCATTAAACTCCAATTCGTAGGGAGGATTGGTGCGAATAACACGTTGGAAAGTCTTGTAGGCTTCCTCATTTCTGCCAAGTGAAGCCAATACCTGTCCAAGCAGATACAGTTCACGAGCCTTCTGCTTCTTACGCATTTCATGCTTGATAACCTTTTGGAGATAAGGAACAGCCTTTTCCAACTCACCTGAGTGGAGGTAATAATCAGCATAAGTATAGTCCCATTCTTTCACAGCTCGCCAGTCCAAAGAGTCGCGTTGCATATTACGGATGATATCCTCTGCGTCATAGAGCCAGTCTTGTTCTATGTAACACTTAGCCAACCAAGCCCTTGCTTTTCCATAAATAGCAGGTTGTCCTTTGTAGATACGACTCATATAAGCAAAGGTTGCAGCCGCTTCCTCAAAGGCTCCTTTGTGGAATTGTGAACGTCCCATGAGCATCCACGCTTTCCATAGGAAGGGGTTATACTCACGGCGTGATAGCCATTCTATGTCCTTTTCAGTCTTTCGTCTACTCTTTGTCCACTCCGGTCTTTTCTTGATACTATGCTTTGCAATAGCCTTCTCTGCCTTTTCTATCGCTCTATCAAAGTTGCCCTTTCCAATATCACGACTATTCTTATTGCCGACAGTATAGAGTGGAATGAGTTCAGTGAAGTTATCTTTATTTCCCTTCTCCTTCTCCAATGAGCCATCAATATAAGCTTGTGCACCGTTATAGTAGACATTATAGCGTGTATTGAAGGCATGCCACCAGCGCGTTTGCGAGGTGTTATTCTTTGTTGAGCAACTGATTATAGTTAGTACACTGATTGCCAACAGAGAGAGGATAATATGTCTTAATATTCTTTTCTTCACGTTTTCTTTGATGTTCTGTTCTGAAGTAAGCGTCTTAAAAGTGGAGATAAATACAGATAACAAGCTTAACCTTCTATCATTGCTATCAACTCATCTTTAATTTGATTTGGTAGATTGATTTCTCGAAGGATAAGGCTTCTGTTCCAACCTTTCACTTCATGGGGCTGCATTGTATAGAGAATAGTAGCAAACTCTTCAACCTCTTCATCTGTATATTGGTCAGACGGCCTACCACGAAAACGATCAAGTTCTTCATCATCATAGTATTCTACGCCTTTCACAGCAGCCTCCATCATACATACCTGTTCGCATTTATCGTCTGTTCCATCACAAGAAGAACAATCGCCAGATGTCGGCATAACTACATCAGGCTCACCTTCTTTCTTCTTGGTGAGCTTTGTTGCTATAGCTGCAATAATCGCTAAGATTAAAAGAGAACCTATACCAATGAAAAATATATCCATTCTTTACTTCAATTTTATTGTTTGAACTTCAATTTTATTGTTTGAGCGGCTCCAAGGAGTTGGTTAATCCACTTGTTGTATATGGAAGCCCGCTTTGCGCAAATCGTCCCAATAGAGGGGATAAGACTTAGACACTACTTCTGGGTTATTGATAC
Encoded here:
- a CDS encoding bifunctional response regulator/alkaline phosphatase family protein encodes the protein MSNGLLLWVDDEIELLKAHIIFLEKKGYEVVTVSNGIDAIDQCQAQTFDLVLLDEQMPGLSGLETLQHIKEIQPATPIVMVTKSEEEDIMNQAIGAKIADYLIKPVNPNQILLTLKKNIHQKEIVTEVTQSGYQQNYQQIAMQIADCRTFNDWKEVYRKLVHWELELSSADSNMTEMLKMQKEEANNGFAKYIAKNYLDWVAPQDNKINNSFSKLAGQKKQQTNNADNRPLLSTDIFKSKVFPLIDKGEKVFLIVIDNFRLDQWRILSKEIGDMFDIEEDLYMSILPTATQYARNAIFSGLMPKQIATMFPELWVDEDEEEGKNLNEEPLIQTQIERYRRHDKFSYHKINDSTGADKFMQQYKNLAQNDLNVLVVNFVDMLSHARTEMKMIRELASNESAYRSITLSWFQHSVLADVFKELAQSDYKVIITTDHGSIRTTNPVKIIGDRNTNTNLRYKLGKSLNYDARQVFAIKNPHLAQLPAPNLSTSYVFATGDSFFAYPNNYNYYVSYYKDTFQHGGISMEEMIVPLATLSPRKR
- a CDS encoding tetratricopeptide repeat protein, translating into MKKRILRHIILSLLAISVLTIISCSTKNNTSQTRWWHAFNTRYNVYYNGAQAYIDGSLEKEKGNKDNFTELIPLYTVGNKNSRDIGKGNFDRAIEKAEKAIAKHSIKKRPEWTKSRRKTEKDIEWLSRREYNPFLWKAWMLMGRSQFHKGAFEEAAATFAYMSRIYKGQPAIYGKARAWLAKCYIEQDWLYDAEDIIRNMQRDSLDWRAVKEWDYTYADYYLHSGELEKAVPYLQKVIKHEMRKKQKARELYLLGQVLASLGRNEEAYKTFQRVIRTNPPYELEFNARIAQTEVTAKGQTKKMISKLKQMAASDNNKEYLDQVYYAMGNIHLAARDTLAAINAYEQGNKKATRSGIEKGVLLLHLGDLYWEKERFGDAKRCYGEAIGLLDKDRKDYEQLSERSKILDELAPYTDAVQLQDSLQYLAKCSEQERNAAIDRVITALKKKEKEERDLQTALNNGQQQGMDGDFGNNNLGTPKPINNRQQQGSTWYFYNPTAVQQGKTTFQQLWGKRENVDNWQRINQSVVGRVGNTNMPIELTEQQRDSIMRAEARQDSIKQAADSLKNDPHKREYYLSQIPFTAEQLEASNKILEDGLHHSGVIFKDRLDNLRLAEKALRRVSDSYPDYEQMDDVYYHLYLLYMRKNEPQVAENYVTRLSQKFPKSKWTALLTDPYYKQNLRFGVQIEDSLYAATYEAFKQGRYSEVAGNTRISDSRFPMGANRDKFLFIGGLGKLNNGDPTGCVNDMKEVVKNYPSSRISEMAGMIVNGVQAGKKLRGGKFDLDDIWNYRANVMKDSDSIQQAKLSSERDIDFKFLLVYHPDSLKENKLLFELARFNFTNFLVRNFEIEIEDLNGLHQMQVSGFRSFDEAYQYARQLFASQAVAQQMGKSTKGIIISDKNLKLIGTTYSYKDYEAFYAKHFAPLVVTQRYLLSEPAEVATPRERDIQQEIEQKHANDPDLYPDTQDVPVDNTMTIPLEEAKPTKTEQKVIEQNTNTFEIPVEDKKPIVEDKKPATEKKPVIEEKKPIMEEKKPILDDNSTYFIPEEEPAKPTTPMTPAKPTVPTSPNKTAKPVVPAKPTTPVAPAKTTKPVATDKSAKPTTAKPQQPATQKPQATPTPKKKVSDDGPIIYFGDEVPQQNKTNNKNNKKNQPIQNNIEDEYYDLEGF